From a region of the Pristis pectinata isolate sPriPec2 chromosome 2, sPriPec2.1.pri, whole genome shotgun sequence genome:
- the dthd1 gene encoding LOW QUALITY PROTEIN: death domain-containing protein 1 (The sequence of the model RefSeq protein was modified relative to this genomic sequence to represent the inferred CDS: substituted 1 base at 1 genomic stop codon): MGSSQQDSICCNIQFLRGEGPGEEATAVTKGECLLVSNACSAGQKGPMKQPAIQISDEIKDQHRIIKKMDCSTEVKDTDKTLRSGSVDNQDGNTEVYLHSTLETGGAIEKKINKSHDKNEVTELVKTEDTGGWSQRELLAELKSEDEPQIGCYITAPFIIAQRLLCKIINDKSSMVVGDDEELVSNVISIQCTDSRIKIPFPLKIAIPFTARYRGNYRDIMVKASDARPHSSYLTPFSLEGVYNGHKKSCANVKIYKLGIFSVMSCLRKETFTIPRKGLTLKLSMDSRITLNYLPGSFSTSVVVQSKVQPIDSTLLNVMKSRQDIFHPIISTSPLVHIKHPSTQQFRKSITITLPCPPNSDKKRLGDEIDHPRPTAAVQRSSSHRFRXIKVSAPVRKPGEVTNESLKLFGFKSKDEEWVMMDNVTVKDMQNGLVAIELTEHVERFIVLRLSPSVDSSYLISFVHKLEEAIQFTMVNVITYHKRDNFHHFVVLMVPSKELQWELVKLREEGFRGPPEPSEEFPMREGEQLILKFCGNIKSLDSDQNTSQGYQLIFHSQRKTRLELQLTEVNEFGNCCSPHYKGMAVFYKITKDELTKQWDREPQPVDNLDHTPVCKLTLTLPKREKVLSRSTTSVSKLPETSSEDLLYWVASEISEEDATLLVTSLRIRRSAVQLVRLTNPDDLTDQIYKLLNMWKKNMPTSVDKIQILSRHLKKCGREDLAEELRSKYSQGGPVKPL; encoded by the exons ATGGGGAGCAGTCAACAAGACTCCATTTGTTGCAATATTCAGTTCCTCAGAGGTGAAGGGCCAGGGGAAGAAGCCACTGCAGTAACCAAAGGAGAATGTTTACTGGTATCCAATGCTTGCTCTGCTGGGCAAAAGGGACCAATGAAACAGCCTGCAATTCAGATATCAGATGAAATAAAGGATCAGCACAGAATAATAAAGAAGATGGATTGTAGCACTGAAGTCAAGGACACTGACAAAACTTTAAGGTCTGGGTCAGTTGATAATCAAGATGGAAACACAGAAGTTTATCTCCATTCCACATTGGAAACTGGTGGAgccattgaaaagaaaataaacaaatcacATGATAAAAATGAGGTGACTGAACTTGTGAAAACTGAAGACACCGGAGGCTGGTCCCAAAGAGA ACTTCTTGCAGAGTTGAAAAGTGAAGATGAACCTCAAATTGGCTGTTATATCACTGCACCATTTATCATAGCCCAGAGGCTGTTGTGTAAAATAATCAATGATAAGAGCTCAATGGTTGTAGGTGATGATGAAGAATTGGTGAGCAACGTGATCAGCATTCAGTGTACTGACTCCAGGATAAAGATTCCATTTCCTTTAAAGATTGCAATACCATTCACTGCTCGATATCGGGGGAATTATCGTGACATTATGGTAAAGGCATCAGATGCAAGACCCCATTCAAGTTATTTGACTCCTTTCTCCTTAGAGGGAGTGTACAATGGACACAAG AAATCCTGTGCAAATGTTAAGATCTATAAACTTGGCATCTTTTCAGTTATGTCCTGCTTAAGAAAAGAGACATTTACCATACCACGAAAAGGTTTAACCTTGAAGCTCAGCATGGATTCAAGAATTACACTGAACTACCTCCCTGGATCCTTCAGTACCTCAGTGGTAGTTCAATCAAAG GTTCAGCCAATTGATTCAACATTGTTGAACGTAATGAAATCAAGACAAGATATATTTCATCCCATAATCTCCACCAGCCCTCTTGTCCATATCAAACATCCATCTACTCAGCAGTTTCGGAAATCAATTACCATCACTCTGCCCTGTCCGCCAAACTCAGATAAGAAGAGATTAGGGGATGAAATCGACCATCCTCGACCAACTGCTGCAGTACAGAGAAGTAGCAGTCATCGCTTTCGGTAAATTAAGG TGAGTGCACCTGTAAGAAAACCTGGAGAAGTAACCAATGAATCATTAAAACTGTTCGGATTTAAATCAAAGGATGAAGAATGGGTGATGATGGACAATGTAACTGTGAAAGATATGCAAAATGGGCTGGTTGCAATTGAATTAACTGAACACGTGGAGAG attTATTGTCCTTCGCTTGTCACCCTCAGTGGATAGTAGCTATTTAATTTCTTTTGTACACAAACTTGAAGAAGCGATCCAGTTCACTATGGTTAATGTTATTACCTACCACAAAAGAGACAACTTCCACCATTTTGTTGTGCTGATGGTTCCTTCCAAAGAATTACAGTGGGAATTGGTTAAGCTACGTGAAGAGGGATTCAGAGGCCCACCAGAGCCATCCGAAGAGTTTCCAATGAGAGAGGGCGAGCAGCTGATTCTCAAATTTTGTGGCAACATTAAATCATTGG ACAGTGACCAAAATACGTCTCAAGGATATCAACTGATATTCCACTCGCAGCGGAAAACCCGACTGGAGCTGCAACTGACTGAAGTGAATGAGTTTGGCAACTGCTGCTCACCTCACTACAAAGGAATGGCAGTATTTTATAAAATAACCAAAGATGAGCTGACCAAACAATGGGATAGGGAACCCCAGCCAGTGGATAACTTGGACCATACCCCTGTATGCAAGCTAACATTAACATTGCCCAAG AGAGAAAAGGTTCTTAGTCGTTCAACAACAAGTGTGAGCAAATTACCAG AAACATCGTCTGAGGACCTACTTTATTGGGTAGCCTCAGAAATTTCTGAAGAAGATGCCACGTTGCTTGTGACATCTCTGCGAATCCGTCGCAGCGCCGTCCAGTTGGTCAGGCTGACCAACCCTGATGACTTAACAGACCAGATTTACAAACTGCTCAACATGTGGAAGAAGAATATGCCAACTTCAGTAGATAAAATTCAAATCCTTTCCCGACATTTgaagaaatgtggaagagaaGACTTAGCAGAAGAGTTACGGTCAAAATATAGTCAAGGAGGCCCAGTAAAACCTTTATAA